One window of the Pedobacter ginsengisoli genome contains the following:
- a CDS encoding helix-turn-helix transcriptional regulator, with translation MNRIDRLFGILVLLQTKKYVTADKISDQFEISIRTVYRDIKALTEQGIPISFEQPKGYFIVQGYFLPPVSFNSEEANALLIMERLVSGFTDQSILKHYTTALNKVKAVLRNNQKEKLELLNNNMILQLPDSIKNEFEYLSALQNAISSQCIIEIAYTNNNALTTKRELEPIGLVFYAFSWHLIAWCHLRNEYRDFKVSRIEGVKSLEVPFRKTGHMQLSEYMKLLPVNY, from the coding sequence ATGAACCGGATAGACAGACTTTTTGGAATACTTGTCCTACTTCAAACAAAAAAATATGTTACGGCCGATAAGATTTCAGATCAATTTGAGATCAGCATTCGTACCGTTTACCGCGACATAAAAGCCCTTACCGAGCAGGGAATTCCAATTAGTTTTGAGCAGCCAAAAGGTTACTTTATTGTTCAGGGATATTTTCTTCCGCCTGTTTCTTTTAACTCCGAAGAGGCAAATGCACTATTAATAATGGAACGTTTGGTATCCGGCTTTACCGATCAGTCTATTCTTAAACATTATACCACCGCACTAAATAAAGTCAAAGCGGTATTACGCAACAATCAGAAAGAAAAACTGGAGCTACTTAACAACAATATGATCCTGCAGCTACCGGATTCTATAAAAAATGAATTCGAATACTTGTCGGCCTTACAAAACGCAATATCATCACAGTGCATAATAGAAATAGCTTACACCAATAATAACGCGTTAACTACTAAAAGGGAACTCGAACCAATCGGTCTTGTATTTTATGCCTTTAGCTGGCATTTAATCGCCTGGTGCCACCTCCGCAATGAATATCGCGATTTTAAAGTATCCCGAATTGAAGGTGTAAAAAGTCTGGAAGTTCCATTCCGAAAAACCGGACACATGCAGTTAAGCGAGTATATGAAGCTCCTTCCGGTAAACTATTAA
- a CDS encoding DinB family protein: protein MSRIKMYLKELEQEALTTRKMLQRVPTDKFSWQPHPKSMTIKRLATHIAELPTWITMAIKTDELDFADNPYQPTDVNTTEELLAYFESSLADGRSELKEENENLLDKDWTLRNGQQIYSVEPKADVIRMSINQIIHHRAQLGVFLRLLDIPIPGSFGPSADDMAF from the coding sequence ATGAGCAGAATTAAAATGTATTTAAAGGAACTGGAGCAAGAGGCATTAACCACACGCAAAATGTTGCAAAGAGTGCCAACCGATAAATTTTCGTGGCAGCCACATCCAAAAAGCATGACCATTAAGCGATTGGCCACTCACATTGCTGAGCTTCCAACCTGGATTACTATGGCCATCAAAACTGATGAACTCGACTTCGCTGATAACCCTTATCAACCAACCGATGTAAATACTACTGAAGAATTGCTGGCCTATTTCGAAAGTTCACTGGCCGATGGCAGATCTGAACTTAAAGAAGAAAACGAAAATCTTTTAGATAAAGACTGGACTTTGAGAAACGGACAACAGATTTACAGTGTTGAACCCAAAGCAGATGTGATTCGTATGAGCATTAATCAAATTATTCATCACAGGGCACAATTAGGCGTATTTTTAAGACTTCTTGATATTCCAATTCCCGGAAGTTTTGGCCCCAGTGCTGACGATATGGCCTTTTAA
- the rluF gene encoding 23S rRNA pseudouridine(2604) synthase RluF, whose translation MSDSNIRLNKYISESGLCSRRAADRYIEQGNVFINGKRAKVGDKVIFGDIVTVNGQTIEPKEVENSVLIAYNKPVGITSTTEAGVKGNIVDHVNHSERVFPIGRLDKDSQGLIFLTNNGDLVNKILRAGNNHEKEYIVTVNKPITESFLTGMAKGVPVLGVMTKKCKVTQESPFVFKIILIQGLNRQIRRMCEYFGFEVTKLERVRIMNISLKGIPVGEWRELTPEEQTVIFNLVAKSSSSESASAPNRINKKPKARPEEDLFENVTPKRSSGKPAGPKKPHGKAASGNVSRTDRPAGGKGKSAPKSSGGFKAAASGNDWNKSGGPSKRSVKPTKGRSGVPGAKTKSPKR comes from the coding sequence ATGTCTGATTCCAACATCCGGTTAAATAAATACATTAGTGAAAGTGGCTTATGCTCTCGCAGAGCGGCCGACAGATATATTGAACAGGGCAACGTATTTATTAACGGCAAGCGGGCTAAAGTTGGAGACAAGGTCATCTTTGGAGACATCGTTACGGTTAACGGACAGACCATTGAGCCTAAAGAGGTCGAAAACTCTGTACTTATTGCCTACAACAAACCTGTTGGCATTACCAGTACAACCGAGGCTGGCGTAAAAGGCAACATCGTAGACCACGTAAACCATAGTGAAAGGGTATTCCCAATCGGACGTCTGGATAAAGACTCTCAGGGGCTGATTTTCCTTACCAATAATGGCGACCTGGTAAATAAAATACTCAGGGCAGGCAATAATCACGAAAAGGAATATATAGTTACTGTAAACAAACCTATTACCGAATCATTTTTAACCGGAATGGCCAAAGGCGTACCGGTATTAGGTGTAATGACCAAAAAATGTAAAGTAACCCAGGAAAGCCCCTTTGTATTTAAAATTATACTTATTCAGGGCTTAAACCGCCAGATCAGACGTATGTGTGAATATTTTGGCTTCGAAGTAACGAAACTGGAACGTGTTCGGATCATGAACATCAGCCTGAAAGGCATTCCTGTTGGTGAATGGCGTGAACTTACTCCTGAAGAGCAAACCGTAATATTTAACCTGGTTGCAAAATCAAGTTCATCAGAAAGTGCCTCTGCCCCCAATAGAATAAATAAAAAACCAAAAGCCAGACCGGAAGAGGATCTGTTTGAAAATGTAACACCCAAAAGGTCATCAGGCAAACCCGCAGGTCCTAAAAAGCCTCATGGCAAAGCTGCTTCTGGTAACGTAAGCAGAACCGATCGCCCAGCAGGTGGCAAAGGCAAATCTGCTCCGAAATCTTCAGGTGGTTTTAAAGCAGCTGCTTCAGGCAACGACTGGAACAAAAGCGGGGGTCCAAGCAAAAGATCCGTAAAGCCAACAAAAGGCAGATCAGGAGTTCCCGGAGCAAAAACCAAAAGCCCTAAACGTTAA